From Candidatus Neomarinimicrobiota bacterium:
GGAAGGACCGTAATGGGTATAACCTTCATCCAGGGCCACTTTGGCCGCCTCCTTGATATTCGTCGGGGTGTCGAAGTCGGGTTCGCCGATTTCCAGGTGGATAACACTTTTGCCCTGGGCCTCCAGTTCTTTTGCCCGCACCAGTACTTCGAAAGCGGTTTCCGTGCCTAGACGAACCATACTCGATGCGACTTTCATAGCTCTACTCCTGTAATTAAAGATATGTGTATTGGCTTCAAAGGGAATTAGGATTCTGGGTTTATAGTAAAAGCTTCCGTAGATATTTAATAGGTGGAGAGCCGTGAGATAGCAGTTCTTCGTGGAATTCCCGCAAATCAAATTTCCGGCCACGTAGGGTTTCCACATCAGAGCGCAGCTGCCACATGAGGGTGTTGCCCACAAAGTAGGTTGAGAGCTGGGCTGAAGTGAGCTGGGCCCGCACCCACTTCAATTCCGCTTCCGATTGTTCCTGGAAGGTCTCGTTCTCCATGAGGTTCAGCGCCTCCTGCCGGGTCATGCCCCGGGCATGAATGCCCTGATCGATAATGGCATTGGCGATCACGCGCAGGTACCACTTTTTCTGGACCAGGTCATAGTTTGGATCGCCACCGCCGAGCCCGGCCTGAATCATCATCTTCTCGGAGTAATGGGCCCAGCCTTCCACCATGACCCCGCTGCCAAAGACCGCTCTTAAGATGGACGGATGGCGATTGGCATAATAGAGCTGGACGTAATGTCCTGGCAAGGCCTCGTGAATGCTCAGGATCTTCACCGAGATAGTATTATACTCCCTTAAAAAACTCTCCGCTTTTTCGTCATCCCAGTCTTCGGGGATGGGAGAAACGTTATAGAAGGTCTTCAGCCTTTTTTCGAGGGGACCGGGCGCTTCCAGACCGGCAATGGCAACTCCCCGCTGAAATTCAGGGGTCAATCGAATTTCCAATGGCTGGTTCGGATCGAGGGTGATGATATTATGTCTTTGGAGGTAGTCCTCCAGTTCTTGAATGGTACCGGTGACATTTTCCAGGACCTCATCTCGACTGGCGTGGTCCTGAGCAATTACATCCAGGGCCCAACGGATGACTTCCAGGCTGTCGGCATGGGTTGTAGGGGCGGCCGCGGGATGGGCCTGGCTGTATCGTGGCCAGGCCAGGGCAAACATCTCTCGTTGGGTTTTGGCCAGCTCCATCCAGGCACTGCTAAGGATTTCTTCAGGCGTGATGTCCTCATCCAGAGTCAAGGCCAGCTTCCGGTAGTATAGCTCCGGCCCCAGGCGGAAGTCTCTTTCAGCCCGGGGAAGGAGCTCCTCCTCCAGCCACCTCCGGAAGTCCTCCAGGGCAGCTGTGGCGCTGGCGCTGGCTCGGCGCAAGGCCTGCTCCTGATCGGTCTCAAGCTCCGGCAGCAGGGTATACAGTTCTCGGGAGACCAGATTAATGGCACCCTGTATCTGACGGATAGCTGTCTGGGTGTGGACCTGGCTGGCGACTTGAAGATTAGCGCGGGCTTCGTCCAGGACCCGGGGGACGTCATTCAGGCGGCTTATCAGGCTGGGGAGTCGTTCCTCCACCGGTGCGAATTCCTGCGAAGCCAGTAGCAGGATGCCGAATCCCACTTCCTGAGCCACTTCTATGGGATTCCAGGTAAACTCACGCAGCTCGGTAAGCTCAAATAAGAGCCGCTCCAGGGATTGCTGGAAGATGTGGAAGTCGATTTCCTCCTGCAGGGAGAGGGTAGCGGGGTCGATCTGGCTGAGGCGTACCTGGAATTGACGCACCTGGGTGGTAGCATCATTCAAGGCTTCCGGGGTCCGCCGGGCATATTGTCCATCATGGTCATGAACGCCAATCCAGGTGGCACTGACCGGGAACGTGCTGAAATACCAGTCCAGATACTCATCCACCAGGCTGTTAAAGAACTGGCGGGAGGGGTTGCACGCAAGAAGAAGCAAGGCAATGAGAAAGATAGTCGGCGATTTCATCAAAGTCCTCTTAATTGAGGCGCACTAAAAGTATAATGATTTATCATATTAAATTTACATTCCGCTGAGGCTATCTGGCTAGCATAGCCAGCAGGCTACTCATCCCAGTTGCCCAATCGGCACTTTTCCGGTAGCTTTGCAGCCTGAATCCGTGTCGAATATTACCCGTGAGGGAGAAATCGGCACCGAAATACCTTATCTATGAGAAAGTTTATAAAGCTCAAGCTACACTGGCAGATCTTCATTGCCATGATCCTTGGGGCGTCCGTAGCGGCGATTTTTGGAGAGGCCGTACTCCCATTGGCCGGTCCCCTGGCTGATATCTTTTTGCGTCTGTTGCAGATGGTAATCGTACCCCTGATTTTCACTTCCATTGTTTCCGGGATTGCGGGCATCGGAGATTCCCGGAGTCTCGGTCGCCTGGGTGCCAAAACCTTCGGCTATTATATCATGACCAGCACGCTTGCCATCCTCGTAGGATTATCTCTTACCAACCTGATCCAGCCGGGTATCGGTGTGGTCCTTGATCAGGAACAGAAGATCTCTCCAGAGGATCTGGAGCGTCCAGGCTCAGTAGTGGATGTCCTCATGCGCATCATACCGCTCAACCCGGTGCGAGCCGCTGCTGAAGGCGATATCCTGGGGATCATTTTCTTCGCCATCGTCTTCGGTTTTGCCATCACCCAGATACCGGAAAAGCAGCGTGGTACGCTCCTTGGTTTTTTTGACACGGCCTTTGAAGCAATGATGAAGCTCACGCGAGCAGTGATCCGTCTGGCACCAATCGGTGTGTTTGGACTCATCAGCCGGGCCATATCCACCATGGGGTACGATGTCTTCGCCGCCGTGGGCAAATACATGCTTACCATCGGCCTGGGGCTTTCGATCCACTTTCTCATCGTGCTGCCCGCACTGTTTTTTCTGTTAACCAGGCGCAATCCGCTGGATCATTACCGCGCTATGGCATCGGCGATGGCTTTTGCCTTTTCCGCCAGCTCCTCGTCGGCTACACTGCCCCTCACGCTGGAGGCGGTGGAGAAAAATGCCGGGGTCTCCAACAAAATATCCAGTTTCGTCCTGCCCATGGGTGCTACCATCAATATGGATGGCACTGCGCTTTACGAATGCGCCGGGGTGCTGTTTATCGCCCAGGCTCTGGGAGTGGGGCTTGACTTCGGGCAGCAGGTGATGGTGGTTATTACGGCCCTTTTGGCTTCCATCGGGGCCGCAGGGGTGCCTTCAGCGGGACTGGTCATGATCTTTATTGTGCTTCAAGCGGTCAACCTTACTACTCCGGCAGCCTACGCTTTAGTAGGGCTGATGCTGGCGGTGGATCGGCCGCTTGACATGTACCGCACGATGGTGAACATCACTAGCGATTCCATCGGCGCGGCGGTAATCGCTCACTCGGAAGGAGAAGAGCTCACTTATCCCATGGCGATGGAAGCAGAGACGGCGTAGCGCCCCTCGTATCTCAGGCTGGATTCTCGAATATCTTGACGATTGCTGTTAGATCGCGTAAGTTGTCAACGGCTCTTTCAAAGACTTTGCCCGTGGACTGACCGGTAACTCAGATCCGTCAATCTTACTCAGTAGGGCGCCATATTCGGTTAACGCAGTGCAGGCCTTTCCCGATCATTCGGGATGAAGGAAGCCTGCTTTAGTTGAGAGGCACCCATCGTTCCTATCAGAACGGGATCTGGAGTGCCCGTTGGTTCGCGGGCATTTTTATATATTAACCCGCCGGATAAACCGACCCTGTACGATCATTGCGGCTGAACGTCCGCGTGAATTCGCTCCTTGATGAATTGAATCACCTTCCTGGGTCCCCAGACAGTGAGGACGGTTTCATCCCCTTCGAAGGTCCGGTGCTTTACCTCCAGCAGCTGGTAGACGGAGCTGATTAACTTAGACTGCCGGGAAGCGATTCGTAACTGGCAGAGGTCAAAATCCCGGGTACAGGCCTGGAGGATAGCCGCCTCCAGCTTATCCAGGCGTAGCCGCTGCTTGGCCGACACCACCACGGCCCCGGGGAACTGACGTTGCAACCGTGCGACGGCGCCCGCATCGTTGATGGCGTCCAGCTTGTTCAGCACGATCACACTGGGTTTGTCGTTCAGCCCGAGATCGGCCAGCACCTCGTTCACTGTGCTCAGATGATCCACCGCCTGGGGTGAGGTGGCATCGATGACCTTGAGCAGTAGATCGGCTTCGGTCACTTCGGCCAGGGTGGATCGGAAGGAAGCGATGAGATGGTGGGGCAGCTTACGGATGAAGCCTACCGTGTCGCTGAGCAGAATGCTGTGGTTCTCATCAAGGTACAGTTTGCGGGTGGTAGTATCGAGAGTGGCGAATAGGCGATCCTCCACAAACACCCCGGCGTCGGTGAGGGCGTTCATCAGGGTTGACTTGCCGCCGTTGGTGTAGCCTACCAGGGCCGCCCGGAAAGTCTCCCGCCGTCGCAGACTCTGCACGGCACGCTCGGCGGCAATATGCTTCAACTCGTCCTTGAGCTTCTTGATGCGGGATCGGATAAGTCGGCGGTCCACCTCGATCTGGGCTTCACCGGGACCACTGCGGGTGCCGATGCCGCCCATCTGCCGCTCCAGATGGGTCCACTGCCGGGTCAGCCGGGGCAGCAGATACTGCAGCTGGGCCAACTCCACCTGGGTTTGGGCTTCCCGGGTTTGGGCATGTTTGGCAAATATGTCGATAATCAGTCCACTGCGGTCAATAACCTTGATGCTGTTCCCGGCCACGTGCTGGAGGTTTTTCTGTTGTGATGGTGATAAGTCGTCATCGAAGATAATGACTCCGCATTCCAGCTCGTGAGCCTGCCGCATGAGAGATTCGGCCTTACCCTTACCGATGAAGGTGGCCGCATCGGGTCGCTCCCGCCGCTGAACCACATGTCCGACTATTTCACCGCCCGCGGTTTCGGTTAGCAGACGGAGCTCATTCAGGTGCTCAGCTACTGTCTGGGACGACGTATTGCCCCAGTGCACGCCAACCAGAATGGCATTTTCTTTAGGTGAGTTCCGGCTGGGCGGATCGTCTGGAGGAACGGTATACATTGCTAAGAATCATTTCCAGGATCAGTAGGAGGATCAGCAGGTAGAGCAATGGTCGCCACAGTTCCTGGCCGAAGCGGGCCTGCTGAATCCAATCTGCCGCGGACTCGCCTTCCGGTATGATAAACGCCCGGCCCGGATCGAACAGGCTCATCAGCGCCGACCGGCTGAGAGTGCCATTGGTGAGTTCCGTATCGGTAATATTGACCCGGAACTGGATTTCTGCCGCGGGGGCGGGTCTGGTGCCCGGTTGACCGCGGCTGTGAGCGGAAAGGATGTATATTCCCGGCATATGGAGATTCTGCAGGGGGACCGTACGAGTACGGATGACAGGCACGATGTGAGTGGTCGTCCCGCTGGGTGCTGTCAGGGTCATTGACTGGGTAGCCTGGCGCGGGGTGACGGTCAGGACCGGGAGATCTCCCACTCGTACATCAGCCAGCACGGAACTTGCAGGCCGCCAGTAAATCAGGTGGTGCCAGAGGGGAATGAAGCTGCCCTTCAACGGCAGATTGGTCCATTGCAGATGGAAAGCTAACGCAAAAAGGAAAATGGTCCCACTGTCGTAGGAAGAGCGCGTTAGTACTGGTTTGTGCTCATCAGCCCAGAGGACGACCTCGTCGGTGCCTCGGGGGTAAACGGGATATAGGCGCGATACCTGGGGGAGCTCGTCCAGCTCCGCTTCGCGCTGGAACACCTTATTGAGGATGGAGGTTTCCAGTGCCTTCCGATCCAGTGCGAGTGGTGAATCGAATACCTGTGGAGTCGGCTCCAGCGCCGGAAGTCCATATTGGTTCTGGAGCACAGCCACGGCGAGGCCGCTTTCCTCCTCGGGCCCGGGGATTACAAAAAGTGTACCGCCAGACTTCAAAAATTCTCCTACCTGCCGCAGCTGGAGACGCGGGAGCTCCTTCAGGCTATTCAGGATCACAACCTCCAGGTCCTGGGGTGTCCAGGCAAAGTCGGAAGGGTTGCACACGCGCAGTTGAATATTTGGCGTCTCACCAGCCAGGGAGTGCAGGGCCAAAAGGGAAAAGGAGGGGTCCAGATCAGGCGGTTCGATAAGGAGAATCCTTACCATGGGAGGGATGTAGGTGTGGAAATAGAAGCGATTATCGCCGGGACGCTCGTCCCGGTCAATTTCCACATAGCCGTGCTGGTGTCCTGGTTCAGTTGGTGCAACCTGGAACTTGACCGTTCTCCGCTCGCCAGGCCTCAGATCAACAACCAACTGCCCCGAGCGCACGTCGTTTAGTACCACCTGAACCGGAATCTTACTGCGAGGTTCGCTGCCGGAGTTAAGTAAGGTTGCGGTCACTTCCATGAGCTTGCCGGCTAGTGGAATAGCTGTCTCCACCTCTGCCCGTGTGACAGTCACATTATGCTCAAGGTGGGGGGTGGGCACGAGGAAGAAATGCCAGTCTTGCCAGGTAGTGGTGTCACTTCCGAGGAGCCGCAATGCCTGTTGTTGGTGGCTTTGAAAATCGCTGATGAGAAAGAGCTCCCGGTTGGCATACAGATTCGCGGCTTCCTTAAAGGTGTTAGCACTGAGGGAATCCAGAGCCGCCGCGAGGTTATCTTGATGATAGGTGGGCGTGCATAAGCCGGCGATTTCGTCTACTACCGGCAGATCCGCGACCGGTCCTTCATAAATGGTCTTGGCATCGGAGGACCGCATGATGACAACCCGACCGCGACTACTCTGGTCGGCCAGGATTTCATAGAGGGATTCCAGCGCTGCCGTGGTGCGCGCCGTTTTACCTCCGGCATGGGCCCGGGCGGTCTGCGGCGCTTCACCGCTCAGGCTGAATGAATCGTCGATGATTACCACTGAAAGGGTGGAGGCACTATCGCCTATCCAGCCGTGGAAATATCCTTTCACTACCGGCCGGGCAAGCAGGAGGACCAGAACCAGCAGCAAGAGAGTACGCAGGAAGACGATCAGCCATTGATGCCAGCGCAAACGGCGGATGGACTCGTGTTCCATCCTGCGCAGGAAATGCAGGGTGCTGAAGTCCACTACTCGGGGGTTGCTCTTGCTGATCAGGTGTATGATCAGAGGAAGTGCGGCAGCTGGCAGAGCCCAGAGTACCTGGGGGATAAGGAAACTCATAGCCCGGCGGCCGTAAGGAGCGTCATAGCTCCCCCTGATAATACGGGAATAGCGGTGTTATCGTTCACTAATGGCCAGGGAATGAGTTCCGCCAGGGCGGCAGTGGCAGCCCCAGCCAGGGTCACCGGCCACGTTAGATCGGCTAGCAGGGCCAGGAGCAGGCAGGTAAGGAAACAGGCCAGGGTCCCTTCCAGGGATTTGTCGCCAATGCGTATGCGGCCATAGCGCTGCCCCACCAGTGACGCAGCGGTGTCTCCGATGCTCATAAAAAGCATCGAAAGAATAGCGATCGTGGGCGTGAATAGGATAGCTGCGACAAGAGCGCCGATGAAGACATAAGTGGCGCCGGTGGGGCGACGCTCTTCGGACGGGCGCGTGACCGAGCCTAAAAAGCGTTGATACAGGGCTCGGCCCCAGGTGCTGTTCATCCTGGCCGCCTCGATGGCGAGCATGAGGACGGTCAACACGATCAAGGCCACAATGGCCGCATCCCGCCCTATGATCCAGTATCCCAGTGGTAGAACACTGGAACCCAGGTGGATGAGCTTGCGTCCGCCCTCATTACTCGC
This genomic window contains:
- a CDS encoding diacylglycerol/polyprenol kinase family protein, which produces MTVLPASNEGGRKLIHLGSSVLPLGYWIIGRDAAIVALIVLTVLMLAIEAARMNSTWGRALYQRFLGSVTRPSEERRPTGATYVFIGALVAAILFTPTIAILSMLFMSIGDTAASLVGQRYGRIRIGDKSLEGTLACFLTCLLLALLADLTWPVTLAGAATAALAELIPWPLVNDNTAIPVLSGGAMTLLTAAGL
- a CDS encoding BatA domain-containing protein, with protein sequence MSFLIPQVLWALPAAALPLIIHLISKSNPRVVDFSTLHFLRRMEHESIRRLRWHQWLIVFLRTLLLLVLVLLLARPVVKGYFHGWIGDSASTLSVVIIDDSFSLSGEAPQTARAHAGGKTARTTAALESLYEILADQSSRGRVVIMRSSDAKTIYEGPVADLPVVDEIAGLCTPTYHQDNLAAALDSLSANTFKEAANLYANRELFLISDFQSHQQQALRLLGSDTTTWQDWHFFLVPTPHLEHNVTVTRAEVETAIPLAGKLMEVTATLLNSGSEPRSKIPVQVVLNDVRSGQLVVDLRPGERRTVKFQVAPTEPGHQHGYVEIDRDERPGDNRFYFHTYIPPMVRILLIEPPDLDPSFSLLALHSLAGETPNIQLRVCNPSDFAWTPQDLEVVILNSLKELPRLQLRQVGEFLKSGGTLFVIPGPEEESGLAVAVLQNQYGLPALEPTPQVFDSPLALDRKALETSILNKVFQREAELDELPQVSRLYPVYPRGTDEVVLWADEHKPVLTRSSYDSGTIFLFALAFHLQWTNLPLKGSFIPLWHHLIYWRPASSVLADVRVGDLPVLTVTPRQATQSMTLTAPSGTTTHIVPVIRTRTVPLQNLHMPGIYILSAHSRGQPGTRPAPAAEIQFRVNITDTELTNGTLSRSALMSLFDPGRAFIIPEGESAADWIQQARFGQELWRPLLYLLILLLILEMILSNVYRSSRRSAQPELT
- the hflX gene encoding GTPase HflX gives rise to the protein MYTVPPDDPPSRNSPKENAILVGVHWGNTSSQTVAEHLNELRLLTETAGGEIVGHVVQRRERPDAATFIGKGKAESLMRQAHELECGVIIFDDDLSPSQQKNLQHVAGNSIKVIDRSGLIIDIFAKHAQTREAQTQVELAQLQYLLPRLTRQWTHLERQMGGIGTRSGPGEAQIEVDRRLIRSRIKKLKDELKHIAAERAVQSLRRRETFRAALVGYTNGGKSTLMNALTDAGVFVEDRLFATLDTTTRKLYLDENHSILLSDTVGFIRKLPHHLIASFRSTLAEVTEADLLLKVIDATSPQAVDHLSTVNEVLADLGLNDKPSVIVLNKLDAINDAGAVARLQRQFPGAVVVSAKQRLRLDKLEAAILQACTRDFDLCQLRIASRQSKLISSVYQLLEVKHRTFEGDETVLTVWGPRKVIQFIKERIHADVQPQ
- a CDS encoding DUF885 domain-containing protein; translated protein: MKSPTIFLIALLLLACNPSRQFFNSLVDEYLDWYFSTFPVSATWIGVHDHDGQYARRTPEALNDATTQVRQFQVRLSQIDPATLSLQEEIDFHIFQQSLERLLFELTELREFTWNPIEVAQEVGFGILLLASQEFAPVEERLPSLISRLNDVPRVLDEARANLQVASQVHTQTAIRQIQGAINLVSRELYTLLPELETDQEQALRRASASATAALEDFRRWLEEELLPRAERDFRLGPELYYRKLALTLDEDITPEEILSSAWMELAKTQREMFALAWPRYSQAHPAAAPTTHADSLEVIRWALDVIAQDHASRDEVLENVTGTIQELEDYLQRHNIITLDPNQPLEIRLTPEFQRGVAIAGLEAPGPLEKRLKTFYNVSPIPEDWDDEKAESFLREYNTISVKILSIHEALPGHYVQLYYANRHPSILRAVFGSGVMVEGWAHYSEKMMIQAGLGGGDPNYDLVQKKWYLRVIANAIIDQGIHARGMTRQEALNLMENETFQEQSEAELKWVRAQLTSAQLSTYFVGNTLMWQLRSDVETLRGRKFDLREFHEELLSHGSPPIKYLRKLLL
- a CDS encoding dicarboxylate/amino acid:cation symporter, which produces MRKFIKLKLHWQIFIAMILGASVAAIFGEAVLPLAGPLADIFLRLLQMVIVPLIFTSIVSGIAGIGDSRSLGRLGAKTFGYYIMTSTLAILVGLSLTNLIQPGIGVVLDQEQKISPEDLERPGSVVDVLMRIIPLNPVRAAAEGDILGIIFFAIVFGFAITQIPEKQRGTLLGFFDTAFEAMMKLTRAVIRLAPIGVFGLISRAISTMGYDVFAAVGKYMLTIGLGLSIHFLIVLPALFFLLTRRNPLDHYRAMASAMAFAFSASSSSATLPLTLEAVEKNAGVSNKISSFVLPMGATINMDGTALYECAGVLFIAQALGVGLDFGQQVMVVITALLASIGAAGVPSAGLVMIFIVLQAVNLTTPAAYALVGLMLAVDRPLDMYRTMVNITSDSIGAAVIAHSEGEELTYPMAMEAETA